A region from the Riemerella anatipestifer genome encodes:
- a CDS encoding D-2-hydroxyacid dehydrogenase encodes MKVLANDGMSNAGIAMLKNAGIEFVEHRVAQEQLANFINENNIDVLLVRSATKVRKDLIDACPNLKIIGRGGVGMDNIDVDYALSKGIKVINTPLASSKSVAEMVFAHFFSLARFLHESNRMMPLEGDTKFKDLKKAYTKAVELSGKTLGIIGLGSIGKEVAKIGIALGMNIVAYTRKARKETISLNFFDGRNLDFEIETTNDLSKLLSSSDFITINTPKTEGYILDSAEYERMKDGVFIVNTARGGVLNEEALLEFIENGKIAGAALDVFENEPEPSLSLLMNPSLSLSPHLGGNTLEAQERIGTELAQQIINFNS; translated from the coding sequence ATGAAAGTATTAGCTAACGATGGTATGTCCAATGCAGGGATTGCCATGTTAAAAAATGCAGGGATAGAGTTTGTTGAGCATCGTGTGGCTCAAGAACAATTAGCCAACTTTATAAATGAAAATAATATAGATGTACTTCTTGTAAGAAGTGCCACCAAAGTAAGAAAAGACTTAATAGATGCCTGCCCTAACCTCAAAATAATAGGTAGAGGTGGTGTAGGAATGGATAATATAGATGTAGATTATGCTTTATCCAAAGGTATTAAAGTCATCAATACCCCTTTAGCTTCGTCTAAATCTGTGGCAGAGATGGTATTTGCTCATTTCTTCTCTTTGGCGAGATTTTTACACGAATCTAACCGAATGATGCCTCTAGAAGGAGATACCAAGTTTAAAGATTTGAAAAAAGCCTACACTAAAGCGGTGGAGCTTTCAGGAAAAACGTTAGGAATTATCGGTTTAGGAAGTATTGGTAAAGAAGTGGCTAAAATAGGCATTGCCCTAGGAATGAATATCGTAGCCTACACTAGAAAAGCTAGAAAAGAAACTATTTCTCTCAACTTTTTTGATGGGAGGAATCTTGATTTTGAAATAGAAACTACAAACGATTTGTCTAAGTTACTGTCCTCGTCTGACTTCATTACAATAAACACACCTAAAACAGAAGGATATATACTAGATTCTGCTGAGTATGAACGTATGAAAGACGGTGTATTTATTGTAAATACGGCTAGAGGTGGCGTCCTTAATGAGGAAGCATTACTAGAATTTATTGAAAACGGTAAAATAGCAGGTGCTGCTCTAGATGTTTTTGAGAACGAACCAGAGCCTTCTTTATCTTTACTTATGAATCCTAGCCTTTCATTAAGTCCTCATTTAGGAGGCAACACTCTTGAAGCTCAAGAAAGAATAGGAACAGAACTTGCCCAACAAATTATAAACTTTAATTCGTAA
- the serC gene encoding 3-phosphoserine/phosphohydroxythreonine transaminase yields MNKKHNFSAGPCILPQEVFQKSAEAVLDFNGLGLSLLEISHRSKDFVAVMDEARAIVKRLMNLNDDYEVLFLQGGASLQFVMVPFNLLTTTGKAAYLDTGTWAAGAIKEAQKLGNIEIVASSKADQYSYIPKNYTVGKDFDYFHCTSNNTIYGTQMKEFPQVEVPMVCDMSSDIFSRQLDFSKFDLIYAGAQKNMGPAGTVLVVVKKDVLGRTQRDIPSYLDYSLHIKKESMFNTPPVFAVYASLLTLQHLEQNGGIAAAETKNKAKAELIYNEIDRNPLFEGFASTEDRSMMNVSFKLTDESKKEKFDALWKEAGINGLNGHRSIGGYRASLYNALPLESVQVLVDVMKSLD; encoded by the coding sequence ATGAATAAAAAACATAATTTTAGTGCTGGTCCGTGCATACTCCCGCAAGAGGTTTTTCAAAAATCAGCGGAAGCCGTGCTTGATTTTAACGGATTAGGCTTATCTTTATTAGAAATCTCTCACCGTTCCAAAGATTTTGTAGCGGTGATGGATGAAGCTAGAGCTATTGTAAAAAGACTAATGAATCTTAATGATGATTATGAAGTCTTATTTTTACAAGGAGGTGCTAGTTTGCAGTTTGTTATGGTTCCTTTTAATTTGCTTACCACTACTGGTAAAGCCGCTTACCTAGATACGGGGACCTGGGCTGCAGGGGCAATAAAAGAAGCACAAAAATTAGGAAATATAGAAATTGTAGCCTCATCAAAAGCCGACCAATACAGCTATATTCCTAAAAACTATACTGTGGGAAAAGATTTTGATTATTTCCATTGTACTTCTAATAATACCATTTATGGTACTCAAATGAAAGAGTTTCCTCAAGTGGAAGTTCCAATGGTGTGTGATATGAGTTCGGATATTTTCTCTAGACAACTAGACTTTTCTAAGTTTGATTTAATCTATGCTGGAGCACAAAAAAATATGGGACCAGCGGGGACAGTATTAGTGGTTGTAAAGAAAGATGTTTTAGGAAGAACACAAAGAGATATTCCTTCTTATTTGGATTATTCTCTGCACATCAAAAAGGAGTCTATGTTCAATACACCTCCTGTTTTTGCCGTTTATGCCTCATTGCTTACGCTACAACATTTAGAACAAAACGGAGGAATTGCAGCTGCCGAAACTAAAAATAAAGCTAAAGCCGAACTTATCTATAACGAAATAGATAGAAACCCTCTGTTTGAAGGTTTTGCTTCTACAGAAGACCGTTCTATGATGAATGTAAGCTTTAAATTGACTGATGAGTCTAAAAAAGAAAAGTTTGATGCTCTATGGAAAGAAGCAGGCATCAATGGACTTAATGGACATAGAAGCATTGGTGGTTATAGAGCCAGCCTTTACAATGCACTTCCGCTAGAAAGTGTACAAGTGTTGGTAGATGTTATGAAATCTTTAGACTAA